The Eurosta solidaginis isolate ZX-2024a chromosome 4, ASM4086904v1, whole genome shotgun sequence genome includes a window with the following:
- the Vinc gene encoding vinculin, whose protein sequence is MPVFHTKTIESILDPVAQQVSRLVILHEDAEDGNAMPDLSRPVQVVSAAVANLVKVGRETINSSDDKILKQEMPSSLQRVETASQLLEEASDMLRADPYSGPARKKLIEGSRGILQGTSSLLLCFDESEVRKIIQECKRVLDYLAIAEVINTMEDLVQYLKDLSPCLSKVAREVGAREKELTHQVHSEILVRCLEQVKILAPILICSMKVYIHIVEQQGKGVEEAAENRNYLASRMSDEIQEIIRVLQLTTYDEDTSELDNLTVLKKLSNAINNKSELANDWLSNPYALKGGVGEKALRQIIDNANEISERCLPQDAYPIRRLADEITAMTNSLCELRQDGKGTSPQADSLARAIRGKLGDLQALVRNAVNGVDKAGLQQTAHTIQGRLEQAVKWLQHPEINDGGLGERAINLIVEEGRKVAEGCPGHQKAEIMQLCDEVERLKRQAAGNTPAAKEAAKQLINKLHELKAAIQNALVNRIVQDYMDVSTPLKQFTEAVMLPEGTPGREQNFNQKSNNLQAFSDRASKTSRMVAAGGACGNKKIAEILLSSASQVDSLTPQLINAGRIRMNYPASKAADEHLQNLKQQYADTVLRMRTLCDQATDPSDFIKTSEEHMQMYAKLCEDAILNKQPQKMVDNTSNIARLINRVLLVAKQEADNSEDPVFTQKLNAAANRLESSLPAMVGDAKRVATNINDPAAAHAWKQSFQRLLGDVRDVRNAIAPTPPPLPTSLPPPPVPELSALHISNQNAERAPPRPPLPREGLAPVRPPPPETDDEDEGVFRTMPHANQPILIAARGLHQEVRQWSSKDNEIISAAKRMAILMARLSELVLSDSRGSKRELIATAKKIAEASEDVTRLAKELARQCTDRRIRTNLLQVCERIPTIGTQLKILSTVKATMLGAQGSDEDREATEMLVGNAQNLMQSVKETVRAAEGASIKIRSDQTSNRLQWVRRQPWYQY, encoded by the exons GTTTCCCGCCTTGTCATACTACATGAGGATGCTGAAGATGGAAATGCCATGCCCGATCTCAGCCGCCCAGTGCAAGTGGTGTCGGCAGCTGTGGCCAACCTTGTTAAAGTAGGACGCGAGACGATCAATAGTTCGGACGATAAGATACTGAAGCAGGAGATGCCATCATCCTTGCAGCGCGTCGAGACTGCCTCGCAGTTGCTAGAAGAAGCTTCCGATATGTTACGAGCCGATCCCTACTCGGGACCGGCGCGTAAAAAACTAATTGAAGGAAGTCGCGGTATACTGCAAGGCACCTCATCGCTGCTGCTCTGCTTCGACGAGTCTGAGGTGCGTAAAATCATACAAGAGTGCAAACGGGTGCTTGATTATTTGGCCATCGCCGAAGTAATCAATACAATGGAAGATTTGGTGCAATATCTTAAGGATCTCTCACCGTGCTTGAGTAAAGTGGCGCGCGAAGTGGGCGCACGTGAGAAGGAATTGACACATCAGGTGCACAGCGAAATTTTGGTGCGTTGTTTGGAGCAAGTGAAAATACTAGCACCCATACTTATATGCAGCATGAAAGTCTACATACACATTGTCGAGCAACAGGGCAAGGGTGTGGAAGAAGCAGCTGAGAATCGCAATTACTTGGCATCACGCATGAGCGATGAAATACAAGAAATTATACGCGTGCTACAATTGACCACTTACGATGAAGACACTAGCGAATTAGATAATCTAACGGTACTGAAAAAGCTAAGCAATGCTATCAACAATAAGTCTGAGCTCGCTAACGATTGGCTATCGAATCCGTATGCACTTAAGGGTGGTGTAGGCGAAAAGGCGCTCCGCCAAATAATCGACAATGCAAATGAAATCTCCGAGCGTTGTCTACCGCAAGATGCATATCCAATACGGCGTTTGGCTGACGAAATTACTGCTATGACGAATAGTTTGTGCGAGTTGCGTCAAGATGGCAAAGGCACATCACCGCAAGCAGATTCTTTGGCGCGCGCTATACGTGGTAAATTAGGTGATCTGCAAGCTTTGGTACGCAACGCCGTGAATGGTGTAGATAAAGCAGGTCTGCAGCAAACTGCACACACCATACAAGGACGCTTAGAGCAAGCGGTGAAATGGTTACAGCATCCAGAGATCAACGATGGTGGTTTGGGTGAGCGCGCAATCAATTTGATTGTAGAGGAAGGACGCAAGGTAGCCGAAGGCTGTCCGGGTCATCAAAAGGCAGAGATTATGCAACTCTGTGACGAAGTGGAACGTCTCAAGCGTCAAGCCGCAGGTAATACACCCGCTGCCAAGGAAGCTGCAAAACAGTTGATCAATAAACTGCACGAACTTAAGGCCGCCATACAAAATGCACTCGTCAACCGCATTGTGCAAGATTACATGGACGTCAGTACACCACTCAAGCAATTCACGGAAGCTGTCATGTTGCCTGAAGGCACACCCGGACGCGAACAGAATTTCAATCAAAAATCGAATAATCTACAAGCATTTAGCGATCGTGCCTCTAAAACATCACGCATGGTGGCGGCTGGTGGTGCTTGTGGTAATAAGAAGATAGCCGAAATATTGCTTTCCTCCGCTTCGCAAGTCGATTCACTCACGCCACAACTTATCAATGCCGGACGTATACGCATGAATTATCCGGCAAGCAAGGCCGCCGATGAGCATTTACAGAATTTGAAGCAACAATATGCTGATACGGTATTGCGCATGCGCACACTTTGCGATCAAGCAACCGATCCGAGCGATTTCATTAAGACATCCGAAGAGCATATGCAAATGTATGCTAAGCTATGCGAAGATGCAATTTTAAATAAGCAACCTCAAAAGATGGTCGATAATACATCGAATATAGCGCGTTTGATAAATCGTGTGCTGCTTGTAGCCAAGCAGGAGGCGGACAATTCTGAAGATCCGGTATTCACACAGAAACTGAATGCGGCAGCAAATAGGTTGGAGAGCTCACTGCCAGCGATGGTGGGTGATGCAAAACGCGTTGCTACAAATATCAACGATCCTGCGGCAGCGCATGCGTGGAAGCAATCATTTCAGCGG TTGCTTGGCGATGTGCGCGATGTACGCAACGCTATTGCACCAACACCACCACCACTGCCTACTTCACTGCCACCACCGCCGGTGCCAGAGCTCAGTGCGCTGCACATATCCAACCAAAATG CCGAACGCGCTCCACCACGTCCGCCATTACCACGTGAAGGTTTGGCACCTGTGCGCCCACCGCCACCAGAGACCGACGACGAGGATGAGGGTGTCTTCCGCACCATGCCACATGCTAATCAGCCAATTTTG ATTGCTGCTCGCGGCCTCCATCAAGAAGTACGTCAATGGTCTTCGAAGGACAATGAAATCATTTCTGCAGCCAAACGCATGGCCATTCTCATGGCACGTCTCAGCGAGTTGGTGCTTTCTGATTCACGCGGCAGCAAACGTGAACTAATTGCCACAGCCAAAAAGATTGCCGAAGCTTCTGAAGATGTAACACGTCTGGCGAAGGAGCTAGCACGTCAATGCACAGATAGGCGTATACGTACCAATTTGTTGCAAGTCTGCGAACGTATACCCACCATTGGCACGCAATTGAAGATTTTGTCCACTGTGAAGGCTACTATGTTGGGTGCGCAAGGTTCGGATGAAGATCGTGAAGCTACAGAGATGTTAGTGGGCAATGCACAGAATTTGATGCAAAGC GTCAAGGAAACGGTGCGTGCAGCGGAGGGTGCCAGCATTAAAATCCGTTCAGATCAAACAAGTAATCGCTTACAATGGGTGCGCCGTCAGCCGTGGTATCAATACTAA
- the LOC137249356 gene encoding serine/threonine-protein phosphatase Pgam5, mitochondrial-like produces MVAWKNLRKLSSLAVGTGAGLTVYFYKRLRHSDSIVQNSWVFSEIPLDKVGKWDTNWDYRDPKSCVTPIKDDTPQEKNRYNNELDKMSVKATRHIVLVRHGQFLDVGEHDKDHHLTELGRLQAKYTGKRLQELAIKWDEIIVSTMTRAQETSEIIFKEIEYEPQKVKYCDFLREGVPISPDTPLLKWRVFKMRCLQDHARIEAAFTRYIHRASPEQNHDSYTLIVAHANVIRYIVCRALQLSPETWLRLNINHGSITWLTINPSGNVSLQHLGESGYMPKNCLTSHLPRDVKK; encoded by the exons ATGGTCGCTTGGAAAAATTTACGCAAGCTGAGCAGTCTGGCTGTCGGTACGGGAGCTGGTCTAACCGTATACTTTTATAAACGCCTACGCCACTCTGACAGCATTGTGCAGAACTCGTGGGTATTTTCTGAAATACCACTAGATAAAGTAGGGAAATGGGATACAAATTGGGATTATCGTGATCCGAAAAGTTGTGTGACTCCAATCAAAGATGATACACCTCAAGAGAAAAATCGTTATAATAATGAATTGGACAAGATGAGTGTAAAGGCTACGCGCCATATTGTGCTCGTACGACATGGCCAGTTTTTGGATGTGGGCGAACATGATAAAGATCATCATTTAACGGAGCTGGGACGTTTGCAAGCAAAGTATACAGGAAAACGTTTGCAAGAGTTGGCTATTAAGTGGGATGAAATAATCGTATCAACTATGACACGTGCACAGGAGACTTCAGAGATAATATTCAAAGAAATCGAATATGAGCCACAGAAAGTGAAATACTGTGATTTTTTGCGTGAAGGTGTGCCCATATCACCAGATACACCACTGTTAAAGTGGCGCGTCTTCAAAATG CGTTGTTTACAGGATCATGCACGCATTGAGGCCGCATTTACACGTTATATTCATCGTGCATCACCCGAACAGAATCACGATTCGTACACTCTTATAGTCGCCCATGCAAATGTTATACGATATATTGTGTGTAGAGCATTGCAGCTATCACCTGAGACATGGCTGCGTTTGAATATCAATCATGGTTCTATAACTTGGCTCACAATAAACCCTTCGGGTAATGTGAGTCTCCAGCATTTGGGTGAAAGTGGTTATATGCCAAAAAACTGCCTTACGAGCCATTTACCTCGTGATGTCAAAAAGTAA